From Actinomycetota bacterium, the proteins below share one genomic window:
- a CDS encoding M12 family metallo-peptidase gives TYRGITVGGLDVRLVLDGSVWGLVRVRSTGDGWILRARNDGGADAVPLSSVVRRPVGADDDGPVPDRHLQADPAEGPLLLRLAVEVDHALWVQRPGTWRETAEQLLWLTDAAFEQIDVHIRIDHLDAWTVPDPYTAPQACSASDGSPGKLQQLRDRWSDDHRPRDAVHLMAGAVSGPVGGCAYTAALNDPRRAYGVSRIDLSRQGADPAYVADNVNLLAHEIGHNVGGRHARSIGAYGVTGAGATGVVPPYTLMNPYAQNGLWRFSDLEGVVSPATNEQLDNARPMRSYAASRLGAAG, from the coding sequence CGACCTACCGGGGGATCACCGTCGGGGGTCTCGACGTCCGGCTCGTGCTCGACGGCAGCGTCTGGGGGCTCGTCCGGGTCCGCTCGACCGGGGACGGGTGGATCCTGCGCGCCCGGAACGACGGGGGAGCCGACGCCGTGCCCCTCTCCTCGGTGGTCCGACGCCCCGTGGGAGCCGACGACGACGGGCCGGTCCCCGACCGCCACCTCCAAGCAGATCCGGCCGAGGGTCCGTTGCTGCTGCGCCTGGCCGTGGAGGTGGACCACGCCCTCTGGGTGCAGCGGCCGGGCACGTGGCGAGAGACCGCCGAGCAGCTCCTGTGGCTGACCGATGCCGCGTTCGAGCAGATCGACGTCCACATCCGGATCGACCACCTCGACGCCTGGACCGTCCCCGACCCCTACACCGCTCCCCAGGCCTGCTCGGCCTCGGACGGGTCCCCCGGGAAGCTCCAGCAGCTGAGGGACCGCTGGAGCGACGATCACCGGCCGCGCGATGCCGTCCACCTCATGGCCGGCGCCGTGAGCGGTCCGGTGGGCGGCTGCGCCTACACGGCCGCGCTCAACGACCCGCGGAGGGCTTACGGAGTGAGCCGGATCGACCTCTCGCGACAGGGAGCCGACCCCGCTTACGTGGCCGACAACGTCAACCTCCTCGCTCACGAGATCGGACACAACGTCGGTGGCCGCCACGCGCGAAGCATCGGGGCGTACGGGGTGACGGGAGCCGGAGCCACCGGGGTCGTGCCGCCCTACACGTTGATGAACCCCTACGCCCAGAACGGGCTCTGGAGGTTCAGCGACCTGGAGGGCGTCGTCTCGCCGGCGACCAACGAGCAGCTCGACAACGCCCGGCCGATGCGCTCATACGCGGCTTCGCGTCTGGGCGCCGCCGGCTGA